GGGAGTAGCAACTACACCACCAGGTTGTGCCTTGTTCTGATCATCAGCACCTGCTTCTGCCCGGGAATCAGGATCCGATAATGGACACTTGGAAGAGTGGATAGCAATGCCTGCTGCAGTGGCTGTTGGGGTGCCAAAAGTCACCGCTCCCGTGCGCTCGACACTGCTTGTTGCAATGACTCTTGGGGCGACAAAACCTTCACTCCTGTGCTCATGGTTTGACACTGCATTGGAGTGCGCTTCCATCAACATGAGACCCAACCGCTTGCAGAAAGTTGACTGCAGGACCTGCCCAAAAGAGGTAACAACATTCTTCAACTCTGCCGTATAGAGATTTTTGTGCTTCTCATATATAGGCTTCAAGTGCAAAGGTATCTGGCACAGCAAATAAGAAACAAACAAATGGGGGTAAGCataaataaaaatgaaaaaagaagatcaaaagaacacaaagaagcaaaATCATGCACTAACAAAAGGTAGTGCATTTCTACCTCTAACTCTTGGCAGGAAGGGAGCGGCTGCAACCACTCATCCAGAGAGACGCGAAACTTGGCACCTAAATCACCCTCAACACTGAGTTGAGTGTTGGCTTTGTCAGCTCTATTAGTGATATTTGCCGGATGATGTTGATTCTGACCCTCACATTGCTTGTCCGCCTTCAGTACTGCATATGGCGTTTGAGACAAAGGGCGATGCTGCATACAACAATCACcaaaaagaagaaaataagatgtttaTCACCGAAAGAAATCTTTAAAAAAAGGAAGATTGGGTCTGCTCTTACATTGCGCTTTCCAAAATCAACCTTCTCGAGGGTGAGCTTGTTCCTGTCAAATTCTTTAACAAGCTCAAAATCTGCATTGCACACAAAGCAAGCCCTGGGCAGCGAGTAGTTGAACGTCTCCTCACTAATCAATGACCGAGGCACATCCAGGAAATCCATGTAAATTAACTACATATATttttgaaaaagaaaacaaatCAGAAGGTTGTATCGTACATATGATTGTTGCGAGCAggataaaataaaataaagtaaagCAAAAATATGAACCAATGAAAACATAGACAAAAATGATTTGCGTTTGGCATACCACGAACATAGGTAGACAGCCCCCTATCCAGAAGCCACTTGCCCCAGCCTCCCTCTTTAGTTGGTAATTCCTCGCCTCCCTCAACGCAGTTGCCAACACATGCTCGTCCCACGCAAACTCATTCAGTTCATCCAAGTCCTTCAAGCTAGCAAGGTAGTCCAACGAGACCATGTTGCCGGTGCCAGGAACTAGCACGAGAGCAAGGCATAAAAGAACCCAAGTCCTCTCTAAAGTAACAACATCATTATCCGATGctttcttgattacagaaatgGATTTCTTAATTGGAGCCCTTGTGCCTTCTCAATATATGTCGCGCAGCTCGCAACGTTCGTTCCTCTTCAGCAGCTCCACTACCCTTGGTCCGGATGGGACATTAAAAAAATTTTGCACCATGTCTCTAGTGAACAATATAGTCTTCTTTTTATGGCTGACCAAAAGGCACATGTCAAATTTGAGGACGAAGAACATTGCTATGCAATTCCAAataaagaacattgcaacagagACACAAACAAAATGAAATGGGCCAGAGGGTGATTTGAAGGTACCTGAACAAAGAATGCTTAGTGTCAATTCTCATAACTACCCAGTCAATCAGCTCAAGAGGTACAGAAAATGGTCTGATCTTCAACAACGAACCAAAACTCGACTTCTCTAGCACTGCCCTCTTGTTAGCATTCAGCTCCTTCTCTGCAACCTCACGCAAACGGCTAGCTGAAAAGCGCGTTGAAAACGACCCATCGGAAGATTCATCATCATCCTTTTTGGATCACTGcaaaaaaaaagaacaaaaagGAAATGTTCAGAACACCCATTAACAACACTAAAAGCTATAGAGAAGGAATGCATGAAAATCTGAAACTCGTGAAAAAAATCTGAAATATACTTGGTCATTGCATGAAAATGCTGGTTGGTCATTCATTTTAGGAGGCCACATAAAAAATGCAATGTAGCATCTTCACTAACTTCTGAAAGGGAAAACCTATATAGCTATCACTAACAGATATCAAATAAAAACAAACACAAACAACTACTTCTGCAATTTCCATGCAATATGGGTAAAAATCCTGGGGTAACATGTACTGCAATGCAACACAACTGCCTCCTGAACAAACACAACAACAGACAAAACTACACTAAAATCTACAACTCGCAAGTACTACAAATGCAAAAAACCGTCTAATCATATCTCTGCATCATCAGACCTGCTACACACATAAAAACAGCAGCAACCGTCTGCATAAATCCACATGCAGTCGACGAGATTGCAGCATTAGTCGTGAGCACCACCGAAACCTGTCAAAAAAGcagcaacacacacacacatgccaTCACTGATGACCTTCAGCAAGGTGCAGTGCAAAAGACGTGGAAGATTGCAACAAGCTTGAAACAGAGGCAGTTGCGAGCGCGAGATCCCGGAGAGAGTGTATGGGCTCTGGCAAAACTCCTGCTCCAAATCCAGAACAAAGACCACCCCGCCTCTCCCAAAAATAGATGTCTACCGACGAGCCCGCCCCTAAAACTCCGGCGAGCCGGCGATCCGCCTCCCCTAAAATAGATCGTCTGGCCTTTCTACTACGAATTTCTGCTGCGGATTTCCGTATTATTTTGGAGAAGGATCCGAGGTACCTGTCCTGCAGATTGTCGCCGTCCATGTCTTCAGCCGCCTCCTCGCGGACCTCCTCACGCGCCTCCCCTCGTCGACCTCGCGTCAGCTTCGCCGCCCCGGGAGCTGGACGCCGCGACGACCGTCGCATCGGAGATTTGGAGCGAGGGCGAGAGGAACGAAGGGGAAAGGGGAAATGTTGCGGTGTTCGGAAGGGGGT
The sequence above is a segment of the Aegilops tauschii subsp. strangulata cultivar AL8/78 chromosome 6, Aet v6.0, whole genome shotgun sequence genome. Coding sequences within it:
- the LOC120966421 gene encoding uncharacterized protein, whose amino-acid sequence is MQHRPLSQTPYAVLKADKQCEGQNQHHPANITNRADKANTQLSVEGDLGAKFRVSLDEWLQPLPSCQELEIPLHLKPIYEKHKNLYTAELKNVVTSFGQVLQSTFCKRLGLMLMEAHSNAVSNHEHRSEGFVAPRVIATSSVERTGAVTFGTPTATAAGIAIHSSKCPLSDPDSRAEAGADDQNKAQPGGVVATPKVVETGALAEKVGVEAEQGAGQSTSVAKRSRAAALQQGESSNHSHGKDCVEQEEVIHQGGKVTPKDACNMDPSRASDKVETPVLSQGTVQAMMVTALEWEDGPSCALFSEGTEDYEWMNQKVDIPVKHVQTANASSSDVQNSIPSVPNFDNTPQVERPSNLPIATFDTAPKLPRANDIPGPVSSGFARDNRGEC